One region of Paralichthys olivaceus isolate ysfri-2021 chromosome 12, ASM2471397v2, whole genome shotgun sequence genomic DNA includes:
- the hectd1 gene encoding E3 ubiquitin-protein ligase HECTD1 isoform X3: MADVDPDTLLEWLQMGQGDERDMQLIALEQLCMLLLMSDNVDRCFETCPPRTFLPALCKIFLDESAPDNVLEVTARAITYYLDVSAECTRRIVGVDGAIKALCNRLVVVELNNRTSRDLAEQCVKVLELICTRESGAVFEAGGLNCVLSFIRDSGHLVHKDTLHSAMAVVSRLCSKMEPQDSSLETCVESLSSLLKHEDHQVSDGALRCFASLADRFTRRGVDPAPLAKHGLTEELLSRMAAAGGTASGPASSCKPGRTSTGAAPSAPDSKLSNQVSTIVSLLSTLCRGSPLVTHDLLRSALPDSMESALGGDERCVLDTMRLVDLLLVLLFEGRKALPKSTAGSTSRIPGLRRLDSSGERSHRQLIDCIRSKDTDALIDAIDTGAFEVNFMDDVGQTLLNWASAFGTQEMVEFLCERGADVNRGQRSSSLHYAACFGRPQVAKTLLRHGANPDLRDEDGKTPLDKARERGHSEVVAILQSPGDWMCPVNKGDDKKKKDVNKEEEEGSEPKGDPEMAPIYLKRLLPVFAQTFQQTMLPSIRKASLALIRKMVHYSSDVLLKEVCDSETGHNLPTVLVEITATVLDQEDDDDGHLLALQIIRDLVDKGGDVFLDQLARLGVINKVSTLAGPASDDENEDEAKPEKEEEVQEDAREIQQGKPYHWRDWSIIRGRDCLYIWSDAAALELSNGSNGWFRFILDGKLATMYSSGSPEGGSDSSESRSEFLEKLQRARSQVKPVTASQPILSSVGPTKLTVGNWSLTCLKEGEIAIHNSDGQQATILKEDLPGFVFESNRGTKHSFTAETSLGSEFVTGWTGKRGRKLKSKLEKTKQKVKSMARELYDDHFKAVESMPRGVVVTLRNISTQLESAWELHTNRQAFCPQCIEGENTWRDLMKTALENLIVVLKDENTISPYEMCSSGLVQALFTVLNNSVELDLKHDCKPLMERINVFKAAFSENEDDESRPAVALIRKLIAVLESIERLPLHLYDTPGSSYNLQILTRRLRFRLERAPGETALIDRTGRMLKMEPLATVESLEQYLLKMVAKQWYDFERSSFVFVRKLREGQTFTFRHQHDFDENGIIYWVGTNAKTAYEWVNPAAYGLVVVTSSEGRNLPYGRLEDILSRDSSALNCHTNDDKNAWFTVDLGLWVIPSAYTLRHARGYGRSALRNWVFQVSKDGQNWTTLYTHVDDCSLNEPGSTATWPLDPSKEEKQGWRHIRIKQMGKNASGQTHYLSLSGLELYGTVTAVCEDQLGKAVKEAEANLRRQRRLFRSQVMKYIVPGARVVRGIDWKWRDQDGNPAGEGTVTGEAHNGPASSTVGPSVTPAAIGGTTTTTSSSSSSSHQQLWSSLVKNNCPDKGGATSLGGASSSSRKGSSSSVCSVASSSDISLSSSAGLPGVGGLRLERRAEGLLLDQGSGAGGLTGGGIGSDGQQQEPIVVLSSAVEGGSGSASSSGTLTADTPAPGDEARNKDSSTATTDPAAAISMGLVSVSSPDVSSVSESSSKDAPSQRPLCSAANARLSVSSLLAAGAPMSSSASVPNLSSREASLMESFVRRAPNMSRTNATNNMNLSRSSSDNNTNTLGRNVMSTATSPLMGAQSFPNLTTTGTTSTVTMSTSIVTSSNNVATATTGLSVGQLLSNTLTTSLTSTSSESDTGQEAEFSLYDFLDSCRANTLLAELDDEEDLPEPDDDDDENEDDNQEDQEYEEVLEEEEYETKGGRRRTWDDDFVLKRQFSALVPAFDPRPGRTNVQQTTDLEIPPPGTPRSEVQEEVECAPSPHLALTLKVAGLGTTREVELPLSNYKSTIFYYVQRLLQLSCNGAVKTDKLRRIWEPTYTIMYRELKDSDKEKESGKMDFCEHSVGGRSGGLSPISVSANQSSEILGVAREAAQAKAGCSQNACGVEDVLQLLRILYIIGGDSTPNPRTLQEDFDELQFNASPEEFTSKKITTKILQQIEEPLALASGALPDWCEQLTSKCPFLIPFETRQLYFTCTAFGASRAIVWLQNRREATMERSRPSTTVRRDDPGEFRVGRLKHERVKVPRGDAMMEWAESVMQIHADRKSVLEVEFQGEEGTGLGPTLEFYALVAAEFQRTSLGIWLCDDDFPDDESRQVDLGGGLKPPGFYVQRSCGLFAAPFPQDSEELERITKLFHFLGVFLAKCIQDNRLVDLPVSQPFFKLLCMGDIKSNMSKLLYQSRSSPHGHDPDRPYLHPFLLLSEVQSEASTEESQETYSVGSFDEDSKSEFIMDPPKPKPPAWYHGILTWDDFQLVNPHRASFLKEVKELAVKRRQILASKSLSEDEKNTRLQDLMLRNPLGSGPPLSIEDLGLNFQFCPSSKVHGFSAVDLKTNGDDEMVTMENAEEYVELMFDFCMHTGIQKQMEAFREGFNRVFPMEKLSSFSHKEVQMILCGNQSPSWTADDIINYTEPKLGYTRDSPGFLRFVRVLCGMSSDERKAFLQFTTGCSTLPPGGLANLHPRLTIVRKVDATDSSYPSVNTCVHYLKLPEYSSEDIMRERLLAATMEKGFHLN, from the exons ATGGCGGATGTTGACCCAGACACCCTGCTGGAGTGGCTGCAGATGGGTCAGGGCGATGAGCGGGACATGCAGCTCATCGCTCTGGAGCAGCTCTGCATGCTGCTGCTCATGTCGGACAATGTCGACCGCTGCTTCGAGAC CTGTCCTCCTCGGACGTTCCTCCCGGCACTCTGTAAGATCTTCCTGGATGAGAGCGCACCAGATAACGTGCTGGAGGTCACAGCCCGTGCCATCACCTACTACCTGGATGTCTCGGCAGAGTGCACCCGGAGAATTGTGGGAGTGGACGGAGCCATCAAGGCGCTGTGCAACCgtctggtggtggtggagctCAACAACAGGACCAGCAGGGACCTGGCTGAGCAGTGTGTCAAG GTGCTGGAGTTGATCTGTACCAGGGAGTCCGGTGCGGTGTTCGAGGCCGGCGGCCTGAACTGCGTGCTGAGCTTCATCAGAGACAGCGGCCACCTCGTCCACAAGGACACTTTGCACTCAGCCATGGCCGTGGTGTCCCGACTCTGCAGCAAGATGGAGCCTCAGGACTCGTCTCTGGAGACCTGCGTCGAGTCTCTGTCCAGCCTCCTCAAACATGAAGACCACCAG GTATCAGATGGTGCCCTGCGCTGTTTCGCCTCGTTGGCTGATAGGTTCACCCGCCGCGGCGTGGATCCCGCCCCTTTAGCCAAACATGGCctgacagaggagctgctgtccCGCATGGCGGCCGCAGGTGGCACCGCGTCAGGCCCCGCCTCTTCCTGTAAGCCGGGCCGGACCTCGACAGGCGCCGCCCCCTCAGCCCCCGACTCCAAGCTGAGCAACCAGGTGTCGACCATCGTCAGCCTTCTGTCCACACTGTGCAGGGGCTCGCCACTCGTCACACAC GACCTGTTGCGTTCGGCGCTGCCTGACTCGATGGAGTCTGCTCTGGGGGGAGACGAGCGCTGCGTGCTGGATACCATGCGGCTGGTGGACCTCCTGCTTGTGCTGCTGTTCGAGGGGCGAAAGGCGCTGCCCAAGTCCACGGCCGGGTCCACGAGTCGGATCCCTGGCTTGCGACGCCTGGACAGTTCAGGAGAGAGATCGCACCGACAGCTCATTGACTGTATCCGCAGCAAGGACACCGACGCTCTGATCGACGCCATCGACACCGGAG CTTTTGAGGTGAACTTCATGGACGATGTTGGACAGACGCTGCTCAACTGGGCTTCGGCTTTCGGCACGCAGGAAATG GTGGAGTTTCTATGTGAAAGGGGAGCAGACGTaaacagaggtcagaggtcatcctCACTACATTACGCTGCCTGTTTTGGACGCCCACAAGTAgccaag actCTGCTGCGTCATGGTGCCAACCCTGACCTGCGAGATGAGGACGGAAAGACTCCTCTGGACAAGGCCAGGGAGAGAGGACACAGTGAGGTGGTGGCTATTCTGCAGTCCCCTG GAGACTGGATGTGTCCTGTGAACAAGGGTGacgacaagaagaagaaagatgtgaacaaggaggaggaggagggcagcgAGCCCAAAGGAGACCCAGAGATGGCTCCGATCTACCTGAAGAGACTGCTGCCTGTTTTTGCACAAACCTTTCAGCAAACCATGCTGCCTTCTATTAG gaAAGCCAGTCTGGCTCTGATCAGGAAGATGGTTCACTACAGCAGTGACGTGCTGCTGAAGGAGGTGTGTGACAGTGAGACGGGACACAACCTGCCCACGGTGCTGGTGGAGATCACAGCTACCGTCCTGGACCAGGAG gATGACGACGACGGCCACCTCCTGGCTCTGCAGATTATACGAGACCTGGTGGACAAAGGCGGAGACGTTTTCCTCGATCAACTGGCTCGACTCGGAGTCATCAACAAGGTGTCAACTCTGGCAGGACCGGCATCAGATGACGAGAATGAGGACGAAGCAAAGCCAGaaaag gaggaggaggtgcaggaggatgCAAGGGAGATCCAGCAGGGGAAGCCGTACCACTGGAGGGACTGGTCCATCATTAGGGGGAGGGACTGTCTCTACATTTGGTCGGACGCCGCTGCCCTTGAGCTCTCCAACGGCTCCAACGGCTGGTTCAGGTTCATCCTGGACGGAAAGCTGGCCACCATGTACTCCAGCGGGAGTCCAGAGGGGGGCTCAGACAGCTCTG AGTCTCGCAGTGAGTtcctggagaagctgcagcGGGCGAGGAGTCAGGTGAAGCCAGTGACGGCCAGTCAGCCAATCCTGTCCAGTGTGGGCCCCACTAAGCTGACTGTGGGGAACTGGTCTCTGACCTGCCTGAAGGAAGGAGAGATCGCCATCCACAACTCAGACGGGCAGCAGGCCACCATCCTGAAGGAGGACCTGCCGGGCTTCGTCTTTGAATCCAACAGGGGGACCAAACACTCATTCACAGCAGAGACATCTCTAG gctctGAGTTTGTAACTGGCTGGACAGGGAAGCGAGGCAGGAAGCTGAAGTCGAAGCTGGAGAAGACGAAGCAGAAGGTGAAGAGCATGGCGAGGGAGCTGTACGACGACCACTTCAAAGCTGTAGAGAGCATGCCCCGAGGGGTGGTGGTCACCCTGAGGAACATCTCCACACAGCTGGAGTCCGCCTGGGAGCTGCACACCAACAGACAG GCTTTCTGTCCACAGTGTATTGAAGGGGAGAACACGTGGAGGGACCTGATGAAAACTGCTCTTGAAAACCTGATCGTGGTTCTGAAGGATGAAAACACGATTTCTCCATATGAGATGTGTAGCAGTGGCCTGGTCCAGGCTCTGTTCACTGTCCTCAACAAC AGTGTGGAACTGGACCTCAAACATGATTGTAAGCCTTTAATGGAGAGGATCAATGTCTTTAAGGCGGCTTTCAGCGAGAACGAAGACGATGAAAG ccgACCAGCTGTTGCCTTAATCCGTAAACTAATAGCTGTCCTGGAGTCGATTGAACGTCTACCTCTGCACCTGTACGACACTCCAGGATCCTCATACAACCTGCAG ATCTTGACGAGGAGGTTGCGTTTCCGTCTGGAGCGAGCGCCTGGAGAGACGGCACTGATTGACCGGACGGGACGGATGTTGAAGATGGAACCGCTCGCCACTGTGGAGTCACTGGAGCAGTACCTGCTGAAGATG GTGGCGAAGCAGTGGTACGACTTTGAGCGCTCGTCCTTCGTCTTCGTGAGGAAGCTGAGGGAAGGTCAGACCTTCACCTTCAGACACCAACACGACTTTGATGAGAACGGCATCATCTACTGGGTTGGAACCAACGCCAA GACGGCATATGAGTGGGTCAACCCGGCTGCCTACGGCCTTGTGGTGGTTACATCATCAGAGGGGCGTAACCTTCCCTATGGGCGGTTGGAGGATATCCTGAGTCGGGATAGCTCCGCCCTCAACTGCCATACCAATGATGACAAAAATGCCTGGTTCACAGTCGACCTCGGACTCTGGGTCATTCCCTCAGCATACACCCTGAGACACGCcag ggGTTATGGCCGCTCTGCGTTGAGGAACTGGGTGTTTCAGGTGTCGAAGGACGGTCAGAACTGGACAACGCTCTACACTCATGTAGATGACTGCAGCCTCAACGAACCCGG GTCGACGGCCACGTGGCCTCTGGACCCATCCAAAGAGGAGAAGCAGGGCTGGAGACACATCAGGATCAAACAAATGGGGAAGAACGCCAGCGGTCAGACTCACTACCTGTCCCTGTCTGGACTCGAGCTGTACGGCACCGTCACCGCTGTCTGTGAGGACCAGCTCG GTAAAGCTGTGAAGGAAGCGGAGGCCAACCTTCGTCGCCAGCGGCGACTCTTCCGCTCCCAGGTCATGAAGTACATTGTTCCTGGGGCGCGGGTCGTCCGCGGAATTGACTGGAAGTGGCGAGACCAGGATGGGAACCCAGCTGGAGAGGGCACTGTCACTGGAGAGGCTCACAACG GCCCCGCCTCCTCCACGGTGGGACCCTCTGTGACGCCGGCAGCCATCGGCGGCACGActaccaccacctcctcctcatcgtcttCCTCGCACCAGCAGTTGTGGAGCAGCCTGGTGAAAAATAACTGTCCCGATAAGGGCGGGGCCACGTCGCTCGGCGGGgccagctcctccagcaggaAGGGCAGCAGCAGTTCCGTCTGCAGCGtcgcctcctcctctgacatcagCCTGAGTTCTTCGGCTGGGCTACCGGGTGTGGGGGGTCTGCGGCTAGAGAGGAGGGCTGAAGGGCTGCTGCTCGACCAGGGCTCCGGAGCGGGTGGATTAACGGGAGGCGGGATCGGTTCCGACGGACAACAGCAGGAGCCGATTGTCGTACTGTCGTCTGCGGTGGAGGGCGGATCCGGCTCAGCGTCCAGTTCTGGCACGCTCACTGCTGACACGCCCGCCCCTGGAGACGAAGCCAGAAATAAGGACTCCTCCACGGCTACCACTGACCCAGCAGCAGCCATCTCCATGGGGCTGGTGAGCGTGAGCTCCCCTGACGTCAGCTCAGTGTCGGAGTCTTCCAGCAAGGACGCACCTTCCCAGAGGCCTCTGTGCTCAGCAGCTAACGCCCGGCTGTCGGTCAGCTCGCTGCTGGCCGCCGGCGCTCCCATGAGCTCCAGCGCCAGCGTTCCCAACCTGTCGTCCCGTGAGGCCAGCTTGATGGAGTCCTTTGTCCGCCGCGCACCCAACATGTCGCGCACTAACGCCACCAACAACATGAACCTGagccgcagcagcagcgacaACAACACCAACACGCTGGGCAGGAACGTCATGAGTACAGCCA cttCTCCTCTCATGGGCGCTCAGAGCTTTCCTAACCTCACCACCACTGGCACCACCTCCACTGTTACCATGTCAACCTCCATAGTAACCAGCAGCAATAACGTAGCCACGGCCACCACGGGTTTGTCGGTGGGCCAGTTGCTAAGCAACACCCTAACGACCAGCCTCACGTCCACGTCCAGCGAGAGCGACACAGGCCAGGAGGCTGAGTTCTCTCTCTATG ACTTCTTGGACAGCTGTCGTGCCAACACGTTATTGGCTGAGCTGGATGACGAGGAGGACCTCCCCGAGCCCGACGACGACGATGACGAGAACGAAGACGACAATCAGGAGGACCAGGAGTACGAGGAGGTCCTG gaggaggaggagtacgAAACCAAAGGAGGTCGCAGGAGGACGTGGGATGACGACTTCGTCCTTAAGAGACAGTTCTCTGCTCTGGTTCCTGCCTTCGACCCCCGACCAGGAAGAACAAACGTCCAGCAGACCACCGACCTGGAGATCCCCCCGCccg GAACTCCTCGTTCGGAGgttcaggaggaggtggagtgcGCTCCGTCTCCTCACCTCGCCCTCACCCTCAAG GTGGCCGGGCTGGGTACCACCAGGGAGGTGGAGCTTCCTCTGTCCAACTACAAGTCGACCATCTTCTACTACGTCCAGCGACTGCTGCAGCTCTCCTGCAACGGAGCCGTGAAGACGGACAAACTGCGACGCATCTGGGAGCCGACGTACAC GATAATGTACAGAGAGCTGAAGGACTCCGATAAAGAGAAGGAGAGCGGAAAGATG GACTTCTGTGAGCACAGTGTCGGGGGTCGTTCTGGCGGTCTGAGCCCGATTTCAgtttcagccaatcagagcagtgaGATCCTGGGTGTGGCCAGGGAGGCGGCGCAGGCGAAGGCAGGCTGCAGCCAGAACGCCTGCGGGGTGGAGGACGTCCTGCAACTGCTGCGGATCCTCTACATCATTGGAGGAGACTCCACCCCCAACCCACGCACGCTGCAGGAGG atttcgACGAGCTGCAGTTCAACGCGTCTCCAGAGGAGTTCACCAGCAAGAAGATCACAACCAAGATCCTGCAGCAGATCGAG GAGCCTCTGGCTCTGGCCAGCGGAGCGTTACCCGACTGGTGTGAACAGCTCACCTCCAAGTGTCCTTTCCTCATCCCCTTCGAAACCCGACAGCTCTACTTCACCTGCACCGCCTTCGGAGCGTCCAG GGCGATCGTGTGGCTGCAAAACCGACGGGAGGCGACCATGGAGCGCTCTCGGCCGTCCACGACAGTGCGGCGGGACGATCCTGGAGAGTTCAGGGTGGGTCGCCTCAAACACGAGCGAGTGAAAGTCCCCCGTGGGGACGCCATGATGGAGTGGGCGGAGTCTGTCATGCAGATCCATGCTGACCGGAAGTCCGTGCTGGAG gTGGAGTTTCAGGGGGAGGAGGGAACAGGCCTCGGTCCGACTCTGGAGTTTTACGCTCTGGTGGCTGCAGAGTTTCAGAGAACGTCTCTGGGAATCTGGTTGTGTGACGACGACTTCCCCGACGACGAGTCACGACAG GTGGACCTGGGCGGGGGTCTGAAGCCTCCTGGTTTCTACGTGCAGCGCTCCTGCGGTCTGTTCGCTGCCCCGTTCCCTCAGGACAGCGAAGAGCTGGAGCGCATCACCAAGCTGTTCCACTTCCTGGGCGTCTTCCTGGCCAAGTGTATCCAGGACAACCGGCTGGTGGACCTGCCCGTGTCCCAGCCGTTCTTCAAGCTGCTCTGCATGGGAGACATCAAGTCCAACATGAGCAAGCTGCTGTACCAGTCCCGCAGCTCGCCGCATGGTCACGACCCCGACCGGCCCTACCTGCATcccttcctgctgctgtctgaGGTGCAGTCGGAGGCGTCCACCGAGGAGAGCCAGGAGACGTATTCTGTGGGCAGCTTCGACGAGGACTCCAAGTCCGAGTTCATCATGGACCCACCCAAACCCAAACCACCGGCCTGGTACCACGGCATCCTGACCTGGGACGACTTCCAGCTGGTCAACCCGCACAG AGCCAGTTTCttgaaggaggtgaaggagctgGCGGTGAAGAGGAGGCAGATCCTGGCGAGTAAGAGTTTGTCTGAGGACGAGAAGAACACCAGACTGCAGGACCTGATGCTGAGGAACCCGCTCGGCTCCGGACCCCCCCTCAGCATCGAGGACCTCGG gtTAAACTTCCAGTTCTGTCCGTCCTCAAAGGTTCACGGTTTCTCTGCAGTGGATCTCAAAACCAACGGAGACGATGAG atggTGACCATGGAGAACGCTGAGGAGTACGTGGAGCTGATGTTTGATTTCTGTATGCACACTGGTATCCAGAAACAAATGGAGGCGTTCAGAG aggGTTTTAACCGAGTCTTTCCAATGGAGAAGTTGAGCTCTTTCAGCCATAAGGAGGTCCAGATGATCCTCTGTGGTAACCAATCACCTTCCTGGActgctgatgacatcatcaactACACTGAACCAAAGCTGGGTTACACCAgagacag TCCTGGCTTCCTGCGGTTCGTCAGAGTTTTGTGTGGGATGTCGTCGGATGAGAGAAAAGCCTTCCTTCAGTTCACCACCGGCTGCTCCACGCTGCCCCCCGGTGGCCTCGCCAACCTGCACCCCCGCCTCACCATCGTCAGAAAG gtggATGCCACAGACTCCAGTTACCCATCAGTCAACACGTGTGTCCACTACCTGAAGCTTCCTGAATATTCCTCGGAGGACATCATGAGGGAGCGTCTGTTAGCCGCCACCATGGAGAAAGGCTTCCACCTCAACTGA